Proteins from one Bombus pyrosoma isolate SC7728 linkage group LG16, ASM1482585v1, whole genome shotgun sequence genomic window:
- the LOC122576506 gene encoding thymidylate synthase isoform X3, translating into MNKCRITNETNEIQKCTQNGEEHEEYQYLNLIKKIIKEGTRKDDRTGVGTLSIFGTQMRFNLRDNVFPLLTTKRVFWRGVVEELLWFIRGSTNAKELSEKDVHIWDANSSREFLDSCGFTDRKEGDLGPVYGFQWRHYGAKYQNMDTDYSGQGIDQLKQIIDKIQHSPNDRRIVMSAWNPGDISKMALPPCHCLVQFYVNNGELSCQLYQRSADMGLGVPFNIASYSLLTYMLAHISNLKVNLQERKIGKIF; encoded by the exons ATgaataaatgtagaataacgaatgaaacgaatgaaattcaaaaatgTACTCAGAACGGGGAAGAACACGaagaatatcaatatttaaatttaataaaaaaaattataaaagaagggACAAGGAAAGATGATCGTACAGGTGTAGGCACATTGTCCATTTTCGGGACACAGATGCGATTTAATTTACGAGACA ATGTATTCCCATTGCTAACTACAAAGCGAGTATTTTGGAGGGGCGTAGTGGAGGAGTTGTTATGGTTTATTAGAGGATCGACAAATGCCAAAGAATTAAGTGAAAAGGATGTCCACATATGGGATGCAAACAGTTCACGTGAGTTCCTAGACTCTTGTGGCTTTACAGATAGAAAAGAAGGAGATTTAGGACCTGTTTATGGATTTCAATGGAGACACTACGGTGCAAAGTACCAAAATATGGATACAGATTATAGTGGACAAG GGATAGATCAGTTAAAACAGATCATAGATAAGATACAACATTCTCCCAATGATAGGCGAATTGTAATGTCAGCATGGAACCCAGGCGACATTTCAAAAATGGCTCTACCTCCCTGTCACTGTCTTGTCCAATTTTATGTGAACAATGGAGAGTTATCATGTCAACTTTATCAAAGAAGCGCTGACATGGGTCTTGGCGTACCATTTAATATCGCATCTTATTCTTTGTTAACTTACATGCTGGCAcacatttcaaatttaaaggtaaatttacaagaaagaaaaattggcaaaattttttaa
- the LOC122576506 gene encoding thymidylate synthase isoform X1: protein MNKCRITNETNEIQKCTQNGEEHEEYQYLNLIKKIIKEGTRKDDRTGVGTLSIFGTQMRFNLRDNVFPLLTTKRVFWRGVVEELLWFIRGSTNAKELSEKDVHIWDANSSREFLDSCGFTDRKEGDLGPVYGFQWRHYGAKYQNMDTDYSGQGIDQLKQIIDKIQHSPNDRRIVMSAWNPGDISKMALPPCHCLVQFYVNNGELSCQLYQRSADMGLGVPFNIASYSLLTYMLAHISNLKPGEFVHTMGDCHVYLNHISALEEQIKRVPKPFPYLKIVRNVENIEDFTADDIELIGYKPHTKLSMPMAV from the exons ATgaataaatgtagaataacgaatgaaacgaatgaaattcaaaaatgTACTCAGAACGGGGAAGAACACGaagaatatcaatatttaaatttaataaaaaaaattataaaagaagggACAAGGAAAGATGATCGTACAGGTGTAGGCACATTGTCCATTTTCGGGACACAGATGCGATTTAATTTACGAGACA ATGTATTCCCATTGCTAACTACAAAGCGAGTATTTTGGAGGGGCGTAGTGGAGGAGTTGTTATGGTTTATTAGAGGATCGACAAATGCCAAAGAATTAAGTGAAAAGGATGTCCACATATGGGATGCAAACAGTTCACGTGAGTTCCTAGACTCTTGTGGCTTTACAGATAGAAAAGAAGGAGATTTAGGACCTGTTTATGGATTTCAATGGAGACACTACGGTGCAAAGTACCAAAATATGGATACAGATTATAGTGGACAAG GGATAGATCAGTTAAAACAGATCATAGATAAGATACAACATTCTCCCAATGATAGGCGAATTGTAATGTCAGCATGGAACCCAGGCGACATTTCAAAAATGGCTCTACCTCCCTGTCACTGTCTTGTCCAATTTTATGTGAACAATGGAGAGTTATCATGTCAACTTTATCAAAGAAGCGCTGACATGGGTCTTGGCGTACCATTTAATATCGCATCTTATTCTTTGTTAACTTACATGCTGGCAcacatttcaaatttaaag cCAGGTGAATTTGTACATACAATGGGTGACTGTCACGTATATCTCAATCACATATCCGCACTCGAGGAACAAATAAAACGTGTGCCAAAACCATTcccatatttaaaaatcgttaGGAACGTTGAAAACATAGAAGATTTCACAGCGGATGATATCGAACTTATCGGATACAAACCTCACACAAAGTTGTCTATGCCAATGGCcgtttaa
- the LOC122576508 gene encoding protein ILRUN, with protein sequence MNMDNVDQHLLHQFSCLGTTDRDDLVKQLQKLLAGSQLNETTAEFFLDMNNWNLQAAICSYFDFESPVQHKFPCMMLISDSTIGEGESIPPLTNFRKSWHIQNSGREAWPDGVCLQYIGGVQMGECTKIPVPSLGPGEITEVSVDLQSPPHCGTFQSKWRMMVKSTEILFGDVIWITITVSESGTLAITQQLHQLSTSSSNDTKMC encoded by the exons ATGAACATGGACAACGTGGACCAGCATTTGCTTCACCAGTTTAGTTGTCTAGGCACCACCGACAGAGATGATCTGGTGAAGCAGCTGCAGAAGCTGCTGGCTGGCAGCCAGCTCAACGAAACTACTGCTGAGTTCTTTTTGGATATGAATAATTG GAATCTCCAAGCGGCAATTTGTAGCTACTTTGACTTTGAGTCTCCAGTTCAACATAAATTTCCTTGTATGATGCTGATAAGCGATAGCACCATTGGCGAAGGAGAATCAATACCACCACTTACTAATTTTCGAAAATCATGGCATATACAAAACAGCGGTAGAGAAGCATGGCCTGATGGAGTTTGCTTACAATATATAGGAGGAGTGCAAATGGGTGAATGTACAAAAATACCAGTCCCATCTCTAGGCCCAGGAGAAATAACAGAGGTGAGCGTCGATCTTCAAAGTCCTCCACATTGTGGTACATTTCAAAGTAAATGGAGGATGATGGTAAAATCTACAGAAATCTTGTTTGGAG atgTTATTTGGATAACTATTACAGTAAGTGAAAGTGGCACTCTGGCCATTACTCAACAACTGCATCAGTTAAGTACTTCATCGTCTAATGATACAAAAATGTGCTAG
- the LOC122576506 gene encoding thymidylate synthase isoform X2, which produces MRNCNGEEHEEYQYLNLIKKIIKEGTRKDDRTGVGTLSIFGTQMRFNLRDNVFPLLTTKRVFWRGVVEELLWFIRGSTNAKELSEKDVHIWDANSSREFLDSCGFTDRKEGDLGPVYGFQWRHYGAKYQNMDTDYSGQGIDQLKQIIDKIQHSPNDRRIVMSAWNPGDISKMALPPCHCLVQFYVNNGELSCQLYQRSADMGLGVPFNIASYSLLTYMLAHISNLKPGEFVHTMGDCHVYLNHISALEEQIKRVPKPFPYLKIVRNVENIEDFTADDIELIGYKPHTKLSMPMAV; this is translated from the exons ATGAGAAATTGC AACGGGGAAGAACACGaagaatatcaatatttaaatttaataaaaaaaattataaaagaagggACAAGGAAAGATGATCGTACAGGTGTAGGCACATTGTCCATTTTCGGGACACAGATGCGATTTAATTTACGAGACA ATGTATTCCCATTGCTAACTACAAAGCGAGTATTTTGGAGGGGCGTAGTGGAGGAGTTGTTATGGTTTATTAGAGGATCGACAAATGCCAAAGAATTAAGTGAAAAGGATGTCCACATATGGGATGCAAACAGTTCACGTGAGTTCCTAGACTCTTGTGGCTTTACAGATAGAAAAGAAGGAGATTTAGGACCTGTTTATGGATTTCAATGGAGACACTACGGTGCAAAGTACCAAAATATGGATACAGATTATAGTGGACAAG GGATAGATCAGTTAAAACAGATCATAGATAAGATACAACATTCTCCCAATGATAGGCGAATTGTAATGTCAGCATGGAACCCAGGCGACATTTCAAAAATGGCTCTACCTCCCTGTCACTGTCTTGTCCAATTTTATGTGAACAATGGAGAGTTATCATGTCAACTTTATCAAAGAAGCGCTGACATGGGTCTTGGCGTACCATTTAATATCGCATCTTATTCTTTGTTAACTTACATGCTGGCAcacatttcaaatttaaag cCAGGTGAATTTGTACATACAATGGGTGACTGTCACGTATATCTCAATCACATATCCGCACTCGAGGAACAAATAAAACGTGTGCCAAAACCATTcccatatttaaaaatcgttaGGAACGTTGAAAACATAGAAGATTTCACAGCGGATGATATCGAACTTATCGGATACAAACCTCACACAAAGTTGTCTATGCCAATGGCcgtttaa
- the LOC122576506 gene encoding thymidylate synthase isoform X4: protein MRFNLRDNVFPLLTTKRVFWRGVVEELLWFIRGSTNAKELSEKDVHIWDANSSREFLDSCGFTDRKEGDLGPVYGFQWRHYGAKYQNMDTDYSGQGIDQLKQIIDKIQHSPNDRRIVMSAWNPGDISKMALPPCHCLVQFYVNNGELSCQLYQRSADMGLGVPFNIASYSLLTYMLAHISNLKPGEFVHTMGDCHVYLNHISALEEQIKRVPKPFPYLKIVRNVENIEDFTADDIELIGYKPHTKLSMPMAV, encoded by the exons ATGCGATTTAATTTACGAGACA ATGTATTCCCATTGCTAACTACAAAGCGAGTATTTTGGAGGGGCGTAGTGGAGGAGTTGTTATGGTTTATTAGAGGATCGACAAATGCCAAAGAATTAAGTGAAAAGGATGTCCACATATGGGATGCAAACAGTTCACGTGAGTTCCTAGACTCTTGTGGCTTTACAGATAGAAAAGAAGGAGATTTAGGACCTGTTTATGGATTTCAATGGAGACACTACGGTGCAAAGTACCAAAATATGGATACAGATTATAGTGGACAAG GGATAGATCAGTTAAAACAGATCATAGATAAGATACAACATTCTCCCAATGATAGGCGAATTGTAATGTCAGCATGGAACCCAGGCGACATTTCAAAAATGGCTCTACCTCCCTGTCACTGTCTTGTCCAATTTTATGTGAACAATGGAGAGTTATCATGTCAACTTTATCAAAGAAGCGCTGACATGGGTCTTGGCGTACCATTTAATATCGCATCTTATTCTTTGTTAACTTACATGCTGGCAcacatttcaaatttaaag cCAGGTGAATTTGTACATACAATGGGTGACTGTCACGTATATCTCAATCACATATCCGCACTCGAGGAACAAATAAAACGTGTGCCAAAACCATTcccatatttaaaaatcgttaGGAACGTTGAAAACATAGAAGATTTCACAGCGGATGATATCGAACTTATCGGATACAAACCTCACACAAAGTTGTCTATGCCAATGGCcgtttaa